The proteins below are encoded in one region of Myxococcales bacterium:
- the ilvN gene encoding acetolactate synthase small subunit — MTQKESRTFVVYVEDKPGVLNRVASLFRRRAYNIVSLNVGRTHEPGVSRMTIVVESDSDMAQRFSANLYKMVNVLSVEDITETPSVTRHLALIKLVMKPEKRAQALEICNVFRAHVVDIAPEALIVEITGALEKIEGFVTVLQPFGVAEIVQTGAISMKRGAEISVPKLNLGKIRAA, encoded by the coding sequence ATGACCCAAAAAGAATCTCGCACCTTTGTTGTGTATGTCGAAGATAAACCCGGCGTACTAAACCGCGTTGCATCGCTCTTCAGGCGCCGCGCTTACAACATTGTCTCTCTGAATGTTGGCCGCACGCACGAGCCCGGAGTCTCACGCATGACGATTGTCGTCGAATCCGATTCCGACATGGCGCAGCGCTTTTCTGCCAATCTATACAAAATGGTCAACGTGCTTAGCGTCGAGGACATCACCGAAACACCCTCAGTCACTAGGCACCTAGCCCTTATCAAGCTTGTAATGAAGCCCGAAAAACGGGCTCAAGCGCTTGAAATTTGCAATGTTTTTAGGGCTCACGTGGTGGATATTGCACCGGAGGCTCTGATCGTGGAGATTACCGGCGCCCTCGAAAAAATCGAAGGCTTCGTTACGGTGCTACAGCCTTTTGGCGTAGCTGAGATCGTGCAAACAGGCGCGATTTCAATGAAACGGGGTGCAGAGATTTCTGTGCCCAAATTGAATCTTGGAAAAATTCGAGCAGCATAA
- the ilvB gene encoding biosynthetic-type acetolactate synthase large subunit — protein sequence MTHSVKQYKAEAKSAAGAPSSKAKPNNEGKELTGAEIIWESLKKQGVEVVFGYPGGAIMPAYDAMLKYDIKHVLVRHEQGASHMADGYTRASGRTGVCIATSGPGATNLVTGLATAMLDSIPMVAITGQVPSTLLGTDAFQETDITGVTLPVTKHNYLVTRAEEIAPTIKEAFHVATHGRPGPVVVDITKDAQQNNAIFEWSNEEVVLPGYRPNYDPLPEVFEEALKLIGQAKRPVILAGHGVVQAGATDLLLEFVNKTDIPVTNTLLGLGGFPATHKRNLGMMGMHGEAWVNKAIQEADLLIALGMRFDDRVTGNIKNYAPNAKKIHAELDQAEINKNVKVDVPLVGDVYTTLKKLIPRATKQTLSGWHARIDELKGDSAVRDIQQLPDEGKLYAAHVINDLWRFTEGKAIVVTDVGQHQMWEAQYYKHDYARRLLTSGGLGTMGFALPAAIGAYFAQPDHEIWVIAGDGGFQMTASELCTCKQEGVKINIAIINNGFLGMVRQWQEFFYGGRYAATPMLSPDFVKLADAHGLTGLRVTKRADVQNAIEQARKTEGTVLIDFRVEQEDSVYPMVPSGADLHDMIRRPESNPPPKKEKAKHNPIYETGEDEE from the coding sequence ATGACACACAGCGTAAAACAATACAAAGCCGAGGCGAAGAGTGCTGCTGGTGCGCCGAGCAGCAAAGCAAAGCCAAACAACGAAGGCAAGGAACTCACCGGAGCGGAAATCATCTGGGAGTCGTTAAAGAAACAGGGAGTTGAGGTGGTGTTCGGTTATCCAGGCGGCGCCATCATGCCTGCCTACGATGCGATGCTAAAGTACGACATCAAACACGTCCTGGTTCGTCATGAACAGGGTGCTTCACACATGGCCGATGGTTACACCCGAGCATCGGGTCGAACCGGAGTGTGCATTGCCACCTCAGGACCTGGAGCAACCAATCTTGTGACCGGACTTGCAACGGCCATGCTTGACTCGATTCCCATGGTCGCGATCACCGGTCAGGTCCCTTCCACCCTGCTTGGCACCGACGCCTTCCAAGAAACCGACATTACCGGCGTTACGCTTCCAGTGACCAAACACAATTACCTGGTTACGCGTGCCGAGGAGATTGCTCCCACTATTAAGGAAGCCTTTCATGTGGCGACCCATGGCCGCCCAGGCCCGGTGGTCGTCGACATCACCAAAGATGCCCAACAAAACAACGCTATCTTTGAATGGAGTAACGAAGAAGTGGTGCTGCCCGGTTATCGGCCGAACTACGATCCTCTGCCCGAGGTGTTTGAAGAAGCCCTTAAACTCATCGGCCAAGCCAAACGCCCCGTGATTCTAGCTGGACACGGTGTTGTGCAGGCAGGCGCAACCGATTTGCTCTTGGAGTTCGTCAATAAAACCGACATTCCAGTCACCAACACCTTGCTTGGTTTGGGCGGCTTTCCTGCAACCCACAAGCGCAACTTGGGCATGATGGGCATGCACGGCGAAGCGTGGGTCAACAAGGCCATTCAAGAAGCCGATTTGCTGATTGCTCTTGGCATGCGTTTTGATGATCGCGTTACCGGCAACATCAAAAACTATGCACCGAATGCGAAAAAGATTCACGCTGAGCTTGATCAGGCTGAAATCAACAAAAACGTCAAAGTGGATGTGCCGCTTGTTGGCGATGTGTACACCACACTTAAAAAACTGATTCCGCGCGCTACAAAACAAACACTTAGCGGTTGGCATGCACGCATCGATGAGCTCAAGGGCGATTCAGCTGTACGCGACATCCAGCAGCTTCCCGACGAAGGGAAACTCTATGCAGCCCATGTGATCAATGATTTGTGGCGCTTCACCGAAGGCAAAGCCATTGTCGTCACGGACGTGGGACAGCATCAGATGTGGGAAGCGCAGTACTACAAGCATGACTACGCACGCAGACTGCTTACTTCCGGCGGACTTGGTACCATGGGCTTTGCTTTGCCTGCGGCCATTGGGGCTTATTTCGCACAGCCAGACCATGAGATATGGGTCATTGCAGGAGACGGCGGTTTTCAAATGACGGCTTCTGAGCTTTGCACTTGCAAACAAGAAGGCGTGAAGATCAACATCGCGATCATCAACAACGGCTTTTTAGGCATGGTGCGACAGTGGCAAGAGTTTTTCTACGGCGGCCGTTATGCAGCAACGCCGATGCTAAGCCCTGATTTTGTCAAACTTGCCGATGCACATGGGCTTACTGGCTTACGCGTCACCAAGCGTGCCGATGTTCAAAATGCCATCGAGCAAGCGCGTAAAACAGAAGGCACCGTGCTGATTGATTTTCGGGTGGAGCAAGAAGACAGCGTTTATCCGATGGTGCCCTCTGGCGCCGATTTGCACGACATGATCCGTCGACCTGAAAGCAACCCTCCCCCTAAAAAAGAAAAAGCAAAACACAATCCCATTTATGAAACCGGTGAGGACGAAGAATGA
- a CDS encoding glutathione S-transferase family protein, with protein MSLELYGTPRSHFTRIVRIVCHELDVDYRWIDVGNVAEAEPFGANPLMQVPVLVDEDLRVFDSHHICCYLVQRQKADPLGINALSWTDYNMLTVIRGVMHAEVRLVLAERCGMELVGGMFDKTRATLRHGLSWINDGIEEHGEFDYLRACAIAMWDHLLLYNNAEKTDAPRLRRILEQFNDRPSITQTRPS; from the coding sequence ATGTCACTTGAGCTTTACGGAACACCACGGTCTCACTTTACACGTATCGTGCGTATCGTGTGCCATGAACTTGATGTGGACTACCGCTGGATTGACGTAGGCAACGTTGCCGAAGCCGAGCCGTTTGGTGCGAATCCCTTGATGCAAGTGCCTGTGCTGGTGGATGAGGATCTCAGGGTATTCGATTCACATCATATCTGTTGCTATCTGGTCCAGCGGCAAAAAGCAGATCCCTTGGGCATTAATGCCTTGAGCTGGACCGATTACAACATGCTCACGGTAATTCGCGGCGTCATGCATGCCGAAGTTCGACTGGTTTTGGCAGAGCGCTGCGGGATGGAACTCGTAGGCGGGATGTTTGATAAAACTCGCGCCACGTTGCGACATGGTTTGTCCTGGATCAATGATGGCATCGAAGAGCACGGCGAGTTTGACTACCTTCGAGCTTGCGCCATCGCAATGTGGGATCATCTGCTGCTATACAATAACGCCGAAAAAACAGACGCTCCTCGCCTGAGGCGAATTCTCGAGCAATTCAACGACCGACCCAGCATCACACAAACCCGGCCTTCTTAA
- the meaB gene encoding methylmalonyl Co-A mutase-associated GTPase MeaB, which yields MKQVYDVVKLAKGVLNNDRNALGRSITLVESTNPNHRNLAQELLAKLLAHTGKGYRVGITGVPGVGKSTFIEAFRMHLMEKDHRVAVLAIAPRSAVTGGSIMGDKTGMRKLANHDDAFIRPSPTPGALGGVARRTQETLLLCEAAGFDVVLIETVGVGQSETIVSEMVDFFLALMLPGAGDELQGIKRGLLEMVDMIAVNKADGENLNKAKLAASHYKGALRITQTHDNEWLPPVQLCSGLKGEGLDEIWQQILKHRKQLEERGQLSEKRKEQAIRWMWKLLDESLLELFRNHPDVSKAIPTIEKQVRNGQITPAAAAKQLLDVFKNH from the coding sequence ATGAAGCAAGTGTATGACGTGGTCAAGCTCGCTAAGGGCGTGCTCAATAACGACCGCAACGCTCTTGGCCGCAGCATCACTTTAGTTGAAAGCACGAACCCAAACCATCGCAACCTTGCACAAGAACTGCTCGCTAAACTGCTAGCCCATACCGGAAAAGGCTATCGCGTTGGTATTACCGGCGTGCCCGGCGTCGGCAAGAGCACCTTCATCGAGGCTTTTAGGATGCATCTAATGGAAAAAGATCATCGCGTGGCTGTGCTAGCGATCGCTCCGCGCAGTGCGGTGACCGGCGGAAGCATCATGGGCGATAAAACTGGCATGCGCAAGCTTGCAAACCATGACGATGCATTCATTCGGCCCTCTCCCACACCAGGCGCCTTAGGCGGTGTAGCCAGGCGCACCCAAGAAACACTTCTTCTATGTGAAGCCGCAGGCTTTGATGTCGTGCTGATTGAAACCGTTGGCGTTGGACAATCCGAAACCATCGTCTCGGAGATGGTTGATTTCTTTTTGGCGCTCATGCTGCCAGGCGCTGGCGATGAACTGCAAGGCATCAAACGCGGCTTACTCGAAATGGTCGACATGATTGCCGTGAACAAAGCCGACGGAGAAAACCTCAACAAAGCCAAACTCGCAGCAAGCCATTACAAAGGGGCTCTGCGTATTACCCAAACGCACGACAATGAGTGGCTACCTCCGGTACAGCTTTGCAGCGGCCTAAAAGGCGAAGGCCTCGATGAAATCTGGCAGCAGATTTTAAAACATCGCAAACAACTTGAAGAACGAGGCCAGCTGTCGGAAAAACGCAAAGAGCAAGCCATTCGCTGGATGTGGAAACTCCTCGATGAAAGTCTATTGGAGCTCTTTCGAAACCACCCCGACGTCAGCAAAGCCATCCCCACCATCGAAAAGCAAGTACGCAACGGCCAAATCACCCCCGCTGCCGCCGCCAAACAACTCCTTGACGTGTTCAAAAATCATTAG
- the scpA gene encoding methylmalonyl-CoA mutase, which yields MNTIPNFKSINYPSTSTQARPSHVAQNASVWKSPEGIDIKSLYTKADRDEVNHLQTMPGIAPFLRGPYSTMYVSRPWTVRQYAGFSTAEESNAFYRRNLKAGQKGLSIAFDLATHRGYDSDHPRVSADVGMAGVAIDSILDMHVLFDGIPLDEMSVSMTMNGAVLPILAMYIVAAEEQGVSMEKLSGTIQNDILKEFMVRNTYIYPPTPSMRIISDIFQFTAQNMPRFNSISISGYHMQEAGATADLELAYTLCDGVEYIRAGLAAGLGVDAFAPRMSFFWAIGMNYFMEVAKMRAGRLLWAKLVKQFNPKNSKSMCLRTHSQTSGWSLTAQDVYNNVIRTCLEAMAATHGHTQSLHTNSLDEAIALPTDFSARIARNTQLFLQQETDTCAVVDPGGGSYYVEKLTHDLVQKTWEHIQEVESFGGMAKAIEAGIPKRRIEESAARIQARIDSKQQTIVGINKYPLQNEAPLEVLKVDNSSVRSKQLARLKALRDQRDQKECDRALQALTEAASNKANLLDLAVKAARAKATVGEISDALEKVFGRYHAEIHTVTGVYAKTFGSDSAAMKTIQKLIEAFSKHEGRRPRILVAKMGQDGHDRGQKVIASAFADLGFDVDVGPLFNTPEETAKQAVENDVHLVGVSSLAAGHLTLLPALKKALKDLGREDIMVVVGGVIPPDDFKTVKDMGAAMVFGPGTVISDAAQDLLKQLCNKLDISLS from the coding sequence ATGAATACGATTCCCAATTTCAAATCAATCAACTATCCCAGCACTTCCACACAAGCAAGACCGTCGCACGTAGCGCAGAACGCTTCAGTGTGGAAAAGCCCCGAAGGCATTGATATCAAGTCACTGTACACCAAAGCGGACCGTGATGAAGTCAACCATCTACAAACCATGCCCGGTATCGCACCCTTTTTGCGAGGTCCCTATTCCACGATGTATGTCTCACGTCCCTGGACCGTAAGGCAATACGCCGGCTTTTCCACGGCCGAAGAAAGCAATGCTTTTTACCGCCGCAATCTTAAAGCCGGACAAAAGGGCCTTTCCATTGCTTTTGATCTCGCAACCCACCGCGGCTACGACTCCGACCATCCACGTGTGAGCGCCGACGTCGGGATGGCGGGCGTAGCCATTGATTCGATCCTCGATATGCACGTGCTTTTCGACGGAATTCCGCTGGATGAAATGAGCGTCTCGATGACGATGAACGGGGCGGTACTACCGATTTTAGCGATGTACATCGTTGCCGCTGAAGAACAAGGCGTCTCGATGGAAAAGCTTTCCGGCACCATCCAAAACGACATCCTCAAAGAGTTTATGGTGCGCAACACCTATATTTATCCACCCACCCCATCGATGCGCATTATCTCCGACATCTTTCAGTTCACCGCGCAAAACATGCCCCGCTTCAACAGCATAAGCATCTCCGGCTACCACATGCAGGAAGCCGGCGCGACAGCTGATTTGGAGCTGGCTTACACGCTCTGCGATGGCGTGGAATACATCCGCGCAGGGCTTGCCGCAGGCCTTGGGGTCGATGCCTTTGCACCCAGAATGTCTTTTTTCTGGGCCATCGGCATGAACTACTTCATGGAAGTCGCCAAGATGCGCGCAGGACGATTGCTGTGGGCTAAACTCGTCAAACAGTTCAATCCAAAAAACAGCAAATCGATGTGTTTGCGCACGCACAGCCAAACCTCGGGTTGGTCGCTCACTGCACAAGATGTGTACAACAACGTCATCCGCACTTGCCTTGAAGCCATGGCTGCAACACACGGACATACCCAATCGCTTCACACCAACTCGCTTGATGAAGCCATCGCTTTGCCCACTGATTTTAGCGCACGCATTGCACGAAACACCCAGCTCTTTTTGCAGCAAGAGACCGACACTTGTGCCGTCGTCGATCCCGGGGGAGGAAGTTACTACGTTGAAAAACTCACCCACGACCTCGTGCAAAAAACCTGGGAGCACATTCAAGAAGTGGAATCGTTTGGCGGCATGGCCAAAGCCATCGAAGCAGGCATCCCTAAGAGGCGCATCGAAGAGTCTGCTGCTCGAATCCAAGCGCGCATTGATTCCAAACAGCAAACCATTGTGGGCATCAACAAATATCCACTGCAAAATGAAGCGCCTCTTGAGGTCCTCAAAGTGGACAACTCAAGCGTTCGCAGCAAGCAGCTCGCTCGACTTAAGGCCCTGCGCGATCAACGCGATCAAAAAGAATGCGATAGAGCCTTGCAGGCTTTGACCGAAGCAGCGTCAAACAAAGCAAATCTTTTGGACTTGGCTGTCAAAGCAGCTCGAGCTAAAGCCACTGTCGGAGAAATCAGCGATGCACTTGAAAAAGTGTTTGGACGATACCATGCTGAGATTCACACAGTCACCGGCGTTTATGCTAAAACCTTTGGAAGTGATTCTGCTGCCATGAAAACCATCCAAAAACTCATTGAAGCGTTCAGCAAACATGAGGGACGTCGCCCACGTATTTTGGTGGCCAAGATGGGACAAGATGGCCATGACCGAGGACAAAAAGTCATCGCTTCGGCCTTTGCGGATTTGGGCTTTGATGTGGACGTAGGTCCTCTGTTCAACACGCCGGAAGAAACAGCAAAGCAGGCTGTCGAAAACGATGTACATCTCGTAGGCGTAAGCTCACTTGCAGCCGGACACTTGACCTTGCTTCCAGCTCTCAAAAAAGCGCTCAAAGATTTAGGGCGCGAAGACATCATGGTTGTGGTTGGCGGCGTAATTCCACCCGATGATTTTAAGACTGTTAAAGACATGGGTGCTGCCATGGTGTTTGGCCCTGGAACAGTGATCAGCGATGCTGCCCAGGACTTGCTTAAGCAGCTGTGCAACAAACTGGATATCTCCCTTTCATGA
- the mce gene encoding methylmalonyl-CoA epimerase: MIQAKGINHIGIAVRSIEDKRAFYEEILGGRFDGVEEVPDQKVRVGFFLFGAPGHEVRIELLEPTSDDSPVAKFLEKRGEGMHHIAYSVDGIDSRLKALGESDVRLIDSTARAGAHHTKIAFLHPKSSGGVLTEICEPAKA, encoded by the coding sequence ATGATCCAGGCAAAAGGAATCAATCACATTGGCATTGCTGTGCGTTCGATTGAAGATAAGCGAGCGTTTTATGAAGAGATTTTAGGTGGACGTTTTGACGGTGTTGAGGAAGTGCCCGATCAAAAAGTTCGAGTTGGCTTCTTTTTGTTTGGCGCGCCGGGGCATGAAGTTCGTATTGAATTGCTTGAGCCGACCTCCGATGATTCACCCGTTGCAAAATTTCTTGAAAAACGTGGCGAAGGGATGCATCATATCGCTTATTCAGTTGACGGTATTGATTCGCGTTTGAAAGCACTAGGGGAGAGCGACGTCAGACTGATTGACAGTACAGCTCGCGCTGGAGCACACCACACAAAGATTGCATTTCTTCATCCTAAAAGTTCCGGTGGCGTCCTTACGGAGATTTGCGAACCAGCAAAAGCATAG
- a CDS encoding succinate CoA transferase: protein MNRDRFTRLSAQDAAAVVKDGNTVGFSGFTAAGSPKAVPRAIADFAKAEHAANKNFKIRVIAGASTGASLDEALAQAEAISWRTPFQASPTLRKQINNQQVEFIDMHLSHVPQSIEFGFIGKIDVAVIEATDITADGRVYLSASGGISPSLLRHADKIIIELNEYHSKRLCEMHDVAILPTPPHREAIHIFHPMERIGTPFAWVDPKKIVGIVETNEADGISEFSESNEACLKIAQHVVRFLVDETKAGRVPESLLPLQGGVGNISNAVFGGIGQCDDIQPFHMYTEVFQDTLLDLMESGRMLGASTCSLTLSDDKLRKMYDNMDYFAPRLVIRPQELSNNPGVIRRLGVISINAVLEVDMYGCANSTHVCGTHMMNGVGGSGDFVRNAYLSILVTPSVAKGGKISAIVPMVSHVDHNEHSLQIVVTEQGLADLRGLGPIERAKCIINNCAHPDYRDYLFRYMENSRMGHLRHDLGKVFELHENLLRNGQMLP from the coding sequence ATGAACAGAGATCGATTTACACGTTTATCCGCCCAAGATGCGGCGGCAGTGGTTAAAGACGGAAATACCGTAGGCTTTTCTGGTTTTACGGCGGCGGGATCGCCCAAAGCGGTACCTCGAGCGATTGCAGATTTTGCTAAAGCCGAACATGCGGCCAACAAGAATTTCAAGATTCGAGTGATCGCTGGTGCATCGACGGGAGCAAGCCTTGATGAAGCATTGGCTCAAGCGGAGGCTATATCCTGGCGCACCCCGTTTCAAGCATCGCCAACACTGCGAAAGCAAATCAACAATCAACAAGTCGAATTCATCGACATGCATTTATCCCATGTGCCCCAAAGCATTGAATTTGGTTTCATTGGAAAAATCGATGTGGCGGTCATTGAAGCAACTGATATTACCGCTGATGGCCGTGTGTATTTAAGTGCATCGGGTGGCATTTCGCCAAGTTTGCTTCGTCACGCTGATAAAATCATTATTGAGCTAAATGAATATCACAGCAAACGGCTTTGCGAGATGCACGACGTCGCTATCTTGCCTACGCCCCCACATCGAGAAGCAATTCATATCTTTCATCCGATGGAACGAATCGGAACGCCATTTGCTTGGGTCGATCCCAAGAAAATCGTCGGCATTGTTGAGACCAATGAAGCCGACGGCATTTCTGAGTTCAGTGAATCCAACGAAGCTTGCCTAAAGATCGCTCAGCACGTTGTACGGTTCTTGGTCGATGAGACCAAAGCGGGGCGAGTCCCAGAAAGTCTATTGCCGTTGCAAGGTGGGGTTGGAAACATTTCGAATGCGGTTTTCGGAGGCATTGGCCAGTGCGATGACATTCAACCTTTCCATATGTACACTGAGGTTTTTCAAGACACGCTCCTCGATTTGATGGAATCAGGGCGCATGCTAGGTGCATCAACTTGCAGTCTTACGCTCAGTGACGACAAATTGCGCAAGATGTACGACAACATGGATTATTTTGCGCCGCGGCTTGTGATCCGACCGCAAGAGCTTTCCAATAACCCTGGTGTTATTCGCAGACTAGGCGTGATTTCCATCAATGCGGTTCTTGAAGTAGACATGTACGGCTGCGCTAATTCGACGCACGTATGTGGCACGCACATGATGAATGGCGTTGGTGGCTCAGGCGATTTCGTGCGCAATGCCTATCTCTCAATATTAGTGACGCCTAGCGTAGCCAAAGGCGGAAAAATTTCTGCTATCGTTCCGATGGTTAGCCATGTTGACCACAACGAGCATTCCTTGCAAATCGTAGTCACTGAGCAAGGCCTCGCGGACTTGCGCGGCTTAGGACCCATCGAGCGAGCGAAGTGTATTATCAACAACTGTGCTCATCCGGACTACCGCGATTATCTTTTTAGGTATATGGAGAATTCCCGCATGGGACATTTGCGGCACGATTTAGGCAAAGTGTTTGAACTTCACGAAAACCTTCTTCGCAACGGCCAAATGCTCCCCTAG
- a CDS encoding acyl-CoA carboxylase subunit beta — MPLNQQDAAIKLRELRETARLGGGQQRIDAQHKRGRYTARERIDMLLDEGSFEEMDMFVKHRCRDFGLDKQEYYGDGVICGYGTINSRQVFIFSQDFTVLGGSLSEAYAKKICKVMDAAMKVGAPIIGLNDSGGARIQEGVLSLAGYADIFLRNTRASGVVPQISAILGPCAGGAVYSPALTDFTVMNKGSYMFITGPKVVKTVTHEDVTPEDLGGAVVHAAKSGVSHFLTETEEESLELIRVLLSYLPQNNLGEPPVLNCTDPISRTEDALNAIIPDNPNRAYDMKELVRLVVDDKNMLEVQARYAPNIITAFARLNGRSVGVVANQPKYLAGVLDNNASRKAARFVRLCDCFNIPLITFVDVPGFLPGTSQEHNGIILHGAKLLYAYAEATVPKLTVITKKAYGGAYDVMASKHLKADINYAWPTAEIAVMGAAGAVEILHAKELKDAADPAARGAELVHEYEERFLNPYQAAAHGYIDDIIQPDRTRFRLIRALEMLNTKRETLPPKKHGNVPL, encoded by the coding sequence ATGCCATTAAATCAACAAGATGCGGCCATCAAACTGCGCGAGCTGCGGGAAACCGCTCGCCTAGGTGGAGGGCAGCAGCGCATTGATGCGCAACACAAACGCGGTCGTTACACGGCCAGAGAACGAATCGACATGCTTCTTGACGAAGGAAGCTTTGAAGAAATGGATATGTTCGTCAAGCATCGTTGCCGAGACTTTGGCCTAGATAAGCAGGAGTACTACGGCGATGGCGTGATTTGTGGTTACGGGACCATTAACTCACGACAAGTCTTTATCTTTTCACAAGACTTTACCGTGCTCGGTGGTTCGCTTTCGGAGGCCTACGCAAAAAAGATTTGCAAGGTGATGGATGCGGCCATGAAAGTGGGAGCTCCGATTATTGGCTTGAACGATTCTGGAGGTGCTCGCATTCAAGAAGGCGTGCTTTCTTTGGCCGGTTACGCCGATATATTCTTGCGCAACACGCGGGCTTCCGGTGTCGTGCCGCAAATCTCGGCGATTCTTGGTCCCTGCGCAGGCGGTGCGGTGTATTCACCAGCGCTTACTGACTTTACGGTAATGAACAAAGGCTCGTACATGTTCATTACTGGACCCAAAGTAGTAAAAACCGTCACGCATGAAGATGTAACGCCAGAGGATCTCGGTGGCGCAGTTGTGCATGCCGCGAAGAGCGGCGTCAGCCATTTTTTGACGGAAACAGAAGAAGAAAGCCTGGAGCTGATTCGTGTGCTTCTAAGTTATTTGCCGCAAAACAATCTGGGCGAACCTCCTGTTCTCAATTGCACCGATCCGATTAGTCGTACTGAAGATGCGCTCAACGCTATCATCCCGGATAATCCCAATCGTGCTTACGACATGAAGGAGCTGGTGAGACTCGTTGTGGATGACAAAAACATGCTTGAAGTTCAAGCACGCTACGCGCCAAACATTATTACAGCTTTCGCGCGGCTCAATGGCCGTTCGGTGGGTGTTGTTGCAAACCAGCCAAAATATCTAGCTGGCGTATTGGACAACAATGCATCACGCAAGGCCGCACGTTTTGTGCGCTTGTGTGACTGCTTCAACATTCCTCTCATCACCTTTGTGGATGTTCCTGGTTTTTTGCCGGGCACCTCGCAAGAGCACAACGGCATCATTCTTCACGGGGCCAAACTGCTCTACGCCTACGCTGAGGCTACGGTGCCCAAGCTTACCGTCATTACCAAAAAAGCCTATGGCGGCGCTTACGATGTGATGGCTTCCAAGCATCTTAAAGCAGACATCAACTATGCATGGCCCACTGCTGAAATCGCTGTGATGGGTGCAGCAGGTGCTGTTGAGATTTTGCACGCGAAGGAACTAAAAGATGCTGCCGATCCTGCGGCTCGGGGTGCTGAACTTGTGCATGAGTACGAGGAGCGCTTTTTGAATCCTTATCAGGCTGCTGCACACGGCTACATCGATGACATTATCCAGCCCGATCGAACGCGGTTTCGTCTGATTCGTGCGCTTGAAATGCTCAATACCAAGCGCGAGACCTTGCCTCCCAAAAAGCATGGAAACGTGCCGCTATGA
- a CDS encoding OadG family protein, with product MKSLVNLKQNILFLLGSCLASLVANQVLAQQEAAAADASLGFGMTIVVVGLSMVFGGLFFIFLLMVVLQKVIDGQATKNKQSSKDNKKEEVLELPDDTEHAIALALYMDPRIFDEELTSKLSIKKVTKPYSPWWHSGKTISIYNNQHIFERPVADRQAGKK from the coding sequence ATGAAAAGCCTCGTTAACCTAAAGCAAAACATTTTGTTTTTGCTTGGCTCTTGCCTTGCATCGCTTGTTGCGAACCAGGTTTTGGCGCAGCAAGAGGCTGCAGCAGCGGATGCCTCGCTTGGTTTTGGCATGACCATCGTTGTGGTCGGGCTAAGCATGGTGTTTGGGGGTCTGTTCTTTATTTTTCTTTTGATGGTTGTCTTGCAGAAAGTGATTGATGGACAAGCAACCAAAAACAAGCAGTCTTCAAAAGACAACAAGAAAGAAGAAGTCCTCGAGCTTCCCGACGATACGGAACATGCGATTGCGCTTGCGCTGTACATGGATCCACGCATTTTCGATGAGGAGCTAACATCGAAACTGTCGATCAAGAAGGTGACCAAACCTTACTCGCCTTGGTGGCATTCGGGAAAAACTATCAGCATTTACAATAATCAACATATCTTTGAGCGGCCTGTCGCTGACAGGCAAGCTGGGAAAAAGTGA
- a CDS encoding biotin/lipoyl-binding protein, with protein MSQFVFRINGKPYEVTIDGFERGLANVTVNGETYDVEISKQKASSVKIERPNVVPGTGPQPARVAPQGGVGSVKAPIPGQILAIHVKAGDTVTSGQALCVLEAMKMENEIQATRGGVIDQVHVQQGQSVGEGDPLFTIKE; from the coding sequence GTGTCGCAGTTCGTCTTCCGAATTAACGGTAAACCCTATGAAGTAACCATTGATGGCTTTGAGCGCGGCCTTGCTAACGTGACGGTCAATGGCGAAACTTACGATGTCGAAATCAGCAAACAAAAAGCATCGTCCGTCAAAATCGAGCGCCCCAACGTGGTGCCGGGAACAGGGCCGCAACCCGCACGTGTTGCTCCTCAAGGAGGGGTAGGCAGCGTCAAAGCGCCGATTCCCGGTCAAATCTTGGCCATTCATGTCAAAGCTGGCGATACGGTGACTTCGGGCCAGGCTTTGTGTGTGCTTGAAGCCATGAAAATGGAAAATGAGATTCAAGCCACTCGCGGTGGCGTTATCGATCAAGTCCATGTGCAACAAGGGCAGTCGGTCGGCGAAGGCGACCCGCTCTTCACTATCAAGGAATAA